The sequence below is a genomic window from Lolium perenne isolate Kyuss_39 chromosome 7, Kyuss_2.0, whole genome shotgun sequence.
TGTGCCTGATCCCCTCCGCCCCGATCTGGTAGCTCCCTGCCGCAGGCCTGCCCCCTTCCTGGACTTGGAGGATGTGCGCTTCCTGGAGCTCCCGCTGCTGCTCCCAAGGAGGACCTCGTCCGCCCAGGGCGCCATGGTGGTGCAGCTCGGTGGCGGGCTGGCGGCCATGGCAGCCGTGCGCTGGGGAAATTCGGGATCGAGCGAGGAAGACGAGAAGCTAGAGCTCGGTCGGCGCTCTTCTCGGTGGGAGCCTGTGGGCTTTGTTATGGGCCAATAAAGGGTGGGAATAGCCCGTTAACCACCTGTCAGTAACCTATTAACAAATTGTTAAGCTAAACACATTACATACGTCCATCCCATCCCTCTGAAATCCGCCGAACCAAACAGAAAGTGGGATCGTGCCAATAGGAACCATCCCATCCACAAAAACGTGGACCATCCATCCCATGCACATTGATCCATCAACCAAACGCACGCTAACTACCGCAGCACAGTCCGTTTCCAAGACCATCTTCCTTACCCCAAAATCTCTAGCAGCTTGAACGGCAGGCTAGAAGCTATACTCTTTCAGGATCGGACACGCGAGGAAAAAAATGGCATGCGCTAGAAAGCGCCACAGCATGGTGATCCACGAGAAAGAGCACCATCAGAATTAACCTTGTGCCAGACTTGACCGGAGATCTTAAAGTTCCATTTGCATGTGTGGAAATCTTTTGGAACCCAAACCTCAGTAGCTTACCTTGTGCCAGACTTAACAGGAGATCTTAATGTTCCATTTGCATGTGTGGAAATCTTTTGGAACCCAAACCTCAATAGCTTACCTTGTGCCAGACTTAACCGGAGATCTTAAAGTTCCATTTGCTCTTCTTTGTTGATTCTTCAAAATATTGAACTGGTCAGGACACCACCAGTAATTCTACACCCAGCCACTAGGCAGAACAGTTCGATTGAATATGTCAACTTTTTTCTTTCAAAAAGAACGAATATGTCATCTTCTTTTTTACGAAATGTAGCAGTTCTACTTTTCATCCATTAAGCTGATAGAGACAGAGAACAGAATACAAGGGCAGGGTGGGTACAACTGAACCACACCAGGACGACAAAAGAAAAGGAGAAATGAGAGCTAGGCGTCAAGAGATCGTCGGCTCAACCAGGAGGGAGTCTTCGGCTTCCATCTTCATCCAACCAAGCAAGGCAGAAGTGCCTTCAGCATTAGTCATCTCATCGTCTGGTAGCCACCCGTGAACTGATGAGAATCTACGCGCCGGATTTTGAGGCTCCTGCCCGCGCCAGGCGAGGCCAGATTCCGCTCTCCTTCGAGCCGCGCACCGAGCACAACGAGTAGCACCAAGGGCGCGAGCCCTCACAGCTGGCCAAAGAGGAAACTAACCACCGCCGCATGCCAGAGGCTGGCCACTGCTGTCAGTCAGATCTGTGGACCAAGACAATGCCACCTACAGAACCATCTCCAAGCTGCTGGGGGTGCCAGGAGTCCCACTGCCTTCGACTGCAGACCCGCAGGCCGCAGCCACCATGGCAGAGGCCGGCAACAAGAAGGGAGGCGGTGAGAGGAGCCTCCCAGGTCACCTAGCTCAGGCAACACAGGAGTCGGGCTGCTCTGCTTGTTTCCGACTTCTTTGTGGATTCAAAAGTAGATGCGGGTGTGGAAGCATGGAAGGATGAAGATACCAGATTGAGCGGCTTACAGCAAGGAAAGATAATTACACACCATTCACTTAAGTGACATTGCTTAGAGCTGTGTGGTGACTGAGAGACAGTGTAGCCGATCATCTCTGCATCCGACAAAAATGCGCCCACCCACCATCAAGGGCGATGAGAAGATGTCTCCAGGAAGATCCATGACAGCAAAGCCTTGCACAAAGTAACCAACTTTGTCCTGTTTAGCATCAGCTGTAATTCTAAGGACATGAACCTTTCCAGAACTTGTGCAGATACAAGCAAATCTGTCAAAAAATCAGATAGGTCATTTCCTTGACATATATTTACTTGCTACGAGACTTTGCTACCAGTATGTTGAGTACCTATCAGATGATACAGACGGCAGTGATGATAGTACTTCATCAACAAAAACGGACGCAGTAATCGGGCCACCGACTTCATAGGACCAAAGAAGATCACCAGATGTCTGCAATGGGAAATATTTGATACATGAGTTGCATAGTTGCAAATAAACAAGCACTACCAACAATGCATCAAGTTTGAGATTTTTTCGCCATTTTATCCACTACGTATATTAGTTACCAGATAAAGATCTAAAATGGCTTAATACCCACTTATTGTGAAGATGAGACGTGCCCTCCTAATATCGAAAATTGCAATAAACACTATCCATTAAGACAAGATGTTGAAAATTACCCACAGTTGCAAAATTAGCATCAGAAAACAACTTAACACAGCTGTAAGAGACGTCTGTTGATCATCAATTATGATTCTGGATGTGACGTGCAAAAAATGTAACTGAGTATATAACCACTAGGTATAACTTGGAACTGGCATCTAAAGGTAAAGTCCATTTTGAACCTTCAACTCGACCCTGAACTTTAAATCACTGAAGTTAGCACACTGAACTTATTGATCCTGCTCTATCACAGACCCTCGCCCTGTTTGGTGTACCGGGAAAGGGAAGATCCTGACCGAGATAACTCGATACTCTCACCGACAGTGTGGTATCCTTTCCCAATCTCTCTCACACTCACTCTCGAACCAATCCACTCCCGAACCATTGTCCACAGCTGAGACATCCCCTAGCCGAGTTAGAAACATGCATGCTTCCCACGCCCGCTGCCTCAAGGACCCGTTGGTGGAGTGGGACAAGCTGGCTGGCATGGCCTCCGTGGAGCACCCGCCATTCTTCCTTCTATCCTCAGGCCACATCAAGGGTTCCTCACCTCGCTCGGGTTTCTCTAGTGCACTGCACAGCGCCGGCTCCTCCGCCTGGGATCCCCCAACTGCTCCTGGGAGCATTCTGGACGTGCTAAAGTAGGAGCAGCTAGTGCTGCTTGGTGAGAACGAACAGCTCAGGTTGTGAGTCTGAGGCCACGACAGCCACCACCAAGCTCGGGTACACATGTCCTCCAGCGGGGGACATGGCGTGGCTTGTGGTGAAGCTCCGGGAGGACTACGAGGTGTGCATGCTGGGTGGCTACAGGTGCAGGTGTATGGGCTGGAGCTCCGCAACCAGCAGTGCTGTGAGTCGATTTTGGTCACGGCGAGGAAGGTCGGGGAGCAGGAAAAGGGCAGCAAGGGCACCGTCAGGTACAATGGTGATAGCTTCTGCCCCGAATCCGCCTACGCCCGCACCCACCACCTGTTCACAATTATGTCTCTCCCGCCGCTGCCGGGGCTTACGTACACTCCAGCGACCGCCTGCTTACATTCTTGTCAGGGAATTCCCCAGCGTCGTGCTCGCCTTCAGCTCTGAAATGGCACCGCCACACGGTTGGTGTTCGACGATAGAATGCCTCTTAAGATCATCTTCAATGGCTGCACACCGTTATTCCTTCGGAAGTTTGCAAGGTTGCACACTACAGACCGCTATAGCAATGACACTGGACATGCTGGGTGTGGCTTCTCACACATCCTGTCTACTGACTGTTGCACGTTATGCGCTTGATCAAAGGGAGGTGGCATGGTGGAGAGGAACCGGTGCAGGGTAGAAAGGAGGAGCACGACAGAATGCTCACCGGAGTCGATTGAAGCGTCGATGAGATGGGTTTCCGTTGGCAGCATGTGGCACAGAGGGAAGTGAGATGCCAGCGAGCAAATCGAGCATTGTCAGCGTCTCAGTGATAGTAGTGATTATCCCGtttaggccttgtttggtactggACATTTAAAGGGATTAGTAGGGATAATCCCCACAAGGATTGGGTGAAACTGAAACCACTCCCCTGATCCAATGCCCTCAAAATCTCTTCCATCCTAATCCCTGATCCCGACTCTTCAAAAATTTCATTTGGTAGGCAAGGATTAGTATACAATGGCGAGCAGCAAGGAAGGCAAATCCAAATGCATTATAAAAGATTCAAATTTTTAGGAAGCACATGAACAAAAGTCTCAAAATCAACACTGATGCATAACCAGTCTAAACCACATCATACATGTTCTCACAGCATTACGTGCAAAAAATATAATTGAGCATATAACTGCTAGGTATAATTTGGAACTGATATCTAAAATGCAAAGTGATTATATGATATGAGCACCATGCAACCAATTCTTTTAGCATGCTACTTCACTACTCCCCTACAAAACGTCACATTGTGTTGTCCCAAAAGAGAAATTTGGACATTATCAGGTATGTAAGACTTACAATTTCAAAGGAATACAAACGTCCATCACGGGAGGGTATCAACACCTGCCAAAAACATATACCTCAAAGATTTGTTCAAATTACTTCAATCGGATGCATATCAAGTTATGAACTGTAATAAAGCTAAAGACATCATTTCATGAGGAAAAGACCTATTGCAGAATTCTCAAAGTTACAAATTACATACTGAAACTCCATAGTACTAAAAGATTTTGGCAATTGAAAATGCATATAAACAGACATAGTACCTGAGAAGGAAGGGCAGATGACACACATGCACCAGCAAAAATAGGACCACCAACAGTTGCCTGGGTTTTTAGATAAGTAAGTTATGGCTCCTGCTAAGGAATAGAACACTAATAAATAACAATACAAGATCAAACGCAATGGAGTCTTGACATGAAAAGACGTAAGCAATGGCATCTAAAACTTCATTGTTAACACCACAAACCATCATTGTTCTATGAGTTCTTCACTCGATGCCCATTCACTAAGCTTAATAGTGCAGTAGCTATGGTATACCAAGTGTCTGGTGTTTCTACCACACAGCTCTACAAAAATTATTGTTTGTTCTTACATCACTCTGTTGTAGAACTTGAGtttgcaacaataacttcacaacatATAACAGTAAAAAGAAAGAAGAGCTGTTGCACCTTCCAGACAACAGTGCCATGTGAGTTTAACGCGATCACCAGACCGTTCACCAAGCAACAAACAACTGCAAAATGCAAGTCTAGTGATCAGCATAAATTGGCATCCTTAAGTGAAAATACTGAAAGAATATAGCAAATCCCCAGAGCTAAATACTCAGGTCATGTTACATAAGTATGTCACTACATAATTAACCAAAACAGATACTCCCTCCATTCGGAAATaagtgactcaactttgtctacatacggatgtatctacacactgaaATGCATTTAGATACATCCGTAttcagacaaagctgagtcacgtATTTCTGAATGGAGGTTGTACTTTATATCAAGGCAGTATGGTTTACTTCTATAAAACTCAACATAATTGTACCCTGCTAGCGCTAACATTGACCCCTTAAATCAAATGTCACATAGCTCCAAGCACGTCTGAGCCATGCACATAGTTTTCTTTAAGCCACCCCAACAGTTTACATTCAGAAGAAATAGTTTTCATTGATGTTCGATACAGGGGGGGACTTCTGGATTCAAATTTTCCTCTAAAAAAGAAAAGTCCCAGATGAAATAATGTGCTTTAAAATTTATTTCGTCTTCAACATTTTTGGAATACATACGGAAAAAAAGTGCACTAACTAAATGGTGAAATATAGATGAAAAAGTGGATTCCCAAAAAATCTAATCTGAATGTGGGCCTACCACCTAAAACTTGTCTCCTAACTCTCTTTTTGTGTGAAGAAACATCTAAACAACATTCATTAAGTATTACCATTTCCACTTTGATGATCTATGGCAAGAGAACTGAAAATTGGAGCCCCAGCTTCATAGTGCCAAACTATTCTGAATGATGAAACCTGCTACGACCAACAGAAACCAGTGAAGACTTAGATAAACCTGTTACTAAATGTTTTGCTTGGTATTACCAAGCTCTGCTGAAGACAGATCCCATAGAAAAAACAATACTTTCTCCTTTATAGTTCGCACAGAGAAATATCTGAAGTTACCTCAAGGGATATTGCAGTTACAAGACCACTCGTACATGCAACATGGATTATGTTGTGTGCCTGCATGaaagcaataagatacaagaTTTCATAGAGTTCTACACAGATTTAAGACATGCATACTGTTAATCAGTAAAAATACCATGTCTACAGCAGGAGAACCATAAATGCTTCCACCACAAGAAACTTTGTAAGTGCAGCAACGGTCTTTGTAATTTAGTGCGTATAAATGATGGTCATGAGACCCACACCTGCAAATTACACCTAGCATATTATTATTACTATAAATTAGCAGTTGCCACAGCCATCTATTGTGCAAAGTTGTGTCTCTGTATGACTGAAGAGTACAGAGTAGAAAGATCATTGGTTCACTCATTCTAGTTGAAAACTCAACATCTTATTACCGTAATAACAAAATGTGGATTCATCTAAGCAGAGAGGAAGGATATATACACAGAAAACTGTGATGTCTGGTAGTAATGTGCTGCGAAAGAAAGAACAGCAAAAGAAAGATTGTGGAATGGTACCATATTAAATTCCTTGCCTTGTCAACAACTGGTTGCATCTTTACCTGAAAGTATTCATAATTTGAGATAAGAATCGTCACACATTTTTTGGGTTCACAAGATCAGGTTCTAGTTGGATGCTTTCTAACTTGCTCCGTCAACTAAACTATACTAAAATAAACACCAAGTAACATTGTAACTGCATTATCAACTATGATATGCTAGAATGCTACTTCCACCATAGACCTTTCACCTTTGCACAACTTAACTGTGAAATTTGCCCCCTCCTTTTACCATTTCACTTGCAGCAATTGGAGAACTATATGACATATCCCGGTTAGAAAAACATGAGCATGCAATTAGGAAGATTCTCAAAAAATCAAACTTCCCAAAGAGGTTTTATTTACATCTAGCACGCAAAACAATCAGTTCCTCGCCATTCTTAATGTTACACAGAGATAGAACAAAGATGCAACTGCCATCTATCAAAGTGAGGCTTAAAGGATATTTCAAATAAACAGATGCAGCATTTGTACCTCTCCATCTGTTTGAACTGTCCAAGATAGTTTACCAGTTGATATATCATGAAAGTAAATTTTCCCTTTATAACATCCAACAACAACCTGTCCACGAGAGTAACCATGAGCTAATGCTTGGTAAATTTGGTCTGTCAAATAGTTCAAGAGTCATGTTACCTCTGAAAAATCACCAGTTATAGCAGCTGAACACTCCACGCGTCCTTCCAATTTCACACTCCACCTCACCGACCCACTGCACAATAAATTGGGCGCAACTTTCAGTAAGCATATATCAGATCAGGTCTGCTATCTCGTTGAATCAAATTCAAATTAACCAAGTCAACGAGAACAGCATGAGAGCATTACTGGCACACTATATTGCAGATGATTTAGCATTCAAAGAAAATCAGAACAATAAATTGAACAATAACTTTAAATCAGAACACTATGGAAGCAAAACTCACCTGCAACCATCAATGCAGAGAAATAAATGTGAATGAGACCCAATAAATATGTTCAGCATCCCATTGTTCAGGACAAGCAAAGGTGAGGCATCAACACATGAATCTAAAGGAACGTTCCAAAGTTCCTGAAGATAACCTCTTTTGTTGCATGAGACGTATGAGCATACATCACCAATCTGCATTTTCCCTTCATAAACATGCATAAATCTGTTGCAACGCCCAATAGACCACTTCTTTTGTAAACAAAAATTCAGGATCCACTGACTGCCCATGACATTGCTTTTGTCCTTCGAGCATGTATCCATGCAGAGATTTTTTGCCTGATATCTATCGTTGGGAGAGAATGTATATTTGTTAAGCCGGCCATCTGTTTCATTTCCATATCTCCCTGCAATGTGACCATGTGCACGCTTTCCATTTATCTGTGCTTTGCCTTCATAAAAACTATCATCCACATTTGCAGCAAATGGGTCAGATGATCTCTGTATGCTTGCAGATACGTTCAGGCCCTTCTTAGGGTGAGACTCGTCAATTGGAGAAATGGAACTACTGTAGTCCACAACTAAAGCATGCAAAAGCTTAGAAGGGGTTGGATAGATATAAAGCAGTCTCATGTCAATCTCCAACTTGTGCGCTGCATGCGCGGCAGAAATTGAGTTACCACCCAAAGTGAAGAAATCATCAAACTCGGAAACTTCATCAACAAGTAGAGCATCACAAAATGCCTATTGTAGATAAAGAGAGCATCAGTAAAACATGATATTCAAAcagaggagggggggggggggggggggcccccCCACCAACAATGCAAAATTGCCTACACAATTTTGATTACACTAGTTATCTAATAGTTTAAAGTACACTTTAACACTCTTTGTTGCAATTGTGATGATACTTTGATCAAAGCATTAATCTTAAAAAAAATAACCCATGTAATAAAGTTGTATTGTTCATGTAAACTGTGGCCCCCAAATATAATGAACCTAGATTCGCCACTGCCAAACAAAGCTGAAAGGAGAAAAAACATATAGCCCAGATCATAAATAACTACAAAAATCAGGCAAAAGGGTAAAAACAGGAGAAATCGCTTATAGCTAAGAACAAACCTTTTTAATAACTTGTAAATGTGGATTAACTGGAGCATTTCCAGACTGAACTTCAAGTGGCTCCAAAGGACACTCCAAACTTGATAACTTGACATAGTCAACCTTTCCTGAAGAAGTCAAAGGTAATGATTTCATGGGGAGGAACAAGTTTGGAGTCATAGCTGGTGGAACCTTCTTGATGAGCCAACTTCGAACTGATGTGATGATACCATCAGAACTTACTTCTCTATACTGCGGGCTGTCTTTCACTATTTCGTCCTTACTCTTCAACACCAGGTATGCAGTATAATCTTGAGACCCTTTACTTTGGAAAGTAACTGCAGCACTGCTGACATCAGGATGTTCCATTAAGGTGGATTCTACCTCTTCTAGTGAAAACCGCTGCCCATAACTTTTTACAATACGGTCCTTTCTCCCAAGGAAAATAAGTTCACCAGTCTTGAGACGTCGAGCATAGTCACCTGTTCTGTAGTATGTTGAACTTTTACTGCATTCGGCGTGATTCCTCACTAACTCTGCTAAATAACCACTGAATAGACATGCTCCACTGACACAAATTTCACCTTCATCTGCTATCCCATCATTTGTCACAAGAAAAACTTCACAATTTGAAATAGGAAATCCAATTGGTACACTAGTTATTTCTTCATGCTCTAAAATTGCAGTCAGatctttggaatcaaagaatgtaCAGTCACCAGAAACCTGAAACACAAATACAAACTTTTGATAAAGATACAAAACAAACACCATAGCTTTAATTTCAGCAAGTCCCTGTGCGAGAGAGAACTCGAGCACTCGATCCTTATGGCATATCAAATAAAATTGTGATGATTCCCATAAATTTATGCTCAATAGGCACTATTATTGTGGTGAGTAAATGATGTGCATCCATAGCAGGAGCAAAGCACTCCAGGTCCCAAGCCTAATTTTGTATGAAATCTTTAACAAAGTCTGAGCTTGCATGCCATGAAGATGGCAAAAATTACATTCACAGTTCTGTAAACATGAAAAAAAAACATTTAAAGATTTCTTTTATTAATAGTCAAGTTAGGAAAATTCAGCCAGACTGCTGGCGAAAGTACCATCGATTTGCACTGGCAGTGACTGGTGAGATAAATGGGTAAGAGCATCACCAGCAGTACCCCTAAACCCTCAAACCTTTTACAATTAGCGACCGAAAAAACACGTAGACTAGAACCCCTTAACCCTCAAACCCTCAAAAAAATTTAAGGGCCCAACCCCTACTCCCCCTCCCAACCTGTACATGTGAGGGATGGAGAGGCCCAACCCCTTCAACCCCTACTCCTCCACACGCGCGTGCGGGAGGGAAAATTCAGCCTCCGCctcctccctcgccgccgccggccgccgcgcgcCATGGAGCCGCCCCTGACCTCCGCCCTCCTGCCCGCCTCCTCCGTCGCCGCCCCAGCCGCCTCCCTCGCGGCCCCGCCCCCGCGAGCGCCCCTCCTGAGCGGTGCGGAGGTGGCCGCAGGGGTCGCCGCCACCCACGTCGGCGCGAAACGGCAGCAT
It includes:
- the LOC127311606 gene encoding putative acyl-activating enzyme 19 isoform X3, translating into MTPPASHSSTRPRRRRQTTASAASPAATSSPPSPPFPAASPPRFLSLPPTPAATVAPQAARIGTGEAPARRPGSWVCTRRRRWSTSPPSSPCSGWGRRSCRWTRRGQRRGFSRPCQRQTRRWSYRQGVREQKLCSRASLALSYVWTGTSGSGPALEGLGSVERSFLGRASARGRGSSAMSCSPLVPLEDPKVFVEPRKAYRISRVTLVPSLMDIVLPSLEKNLSCGYNSLKIIVFSGENLSLGLWKRVHEILPETTIINLYGTTEVSGDCTFFDSKDLTAILEHEEITSVPIGFPISNCEVFLVTNDGIADEGEICVSGACLFSGYLAELVRNHAECSKSSTYYRTGDYARRLKTGELIFLGRKDRIVKSYGQRFSLEEVESTLMEHPDVSSAAVTFQSKGSQDYTAYLVLKSKDEIVKDSPQYREVSSDGIITSVRSWLIKKVPPAMTPNLFLPMKSLPLTSSGKVDYVKLSSLECPLEPLEVQSGNAPVNPHLQVIKKAFCDALLVDEVSEFDDFFTLGGNSISAAHAAHKLEIDMRLLYIYPTPSKLLHALVVDYSSSISPIDESHPKKGLNVSASIQRSSDPFAANVDDSFYEGKAQINGKRAHGHIAGRYGNETDGRLNKYTFSPNDRYQAKNLCMDTCSKDKSNVMGSQWILNFCLQKKWSIGRCNRFMHVYEGKMQIGDVCSYVSCNKRGYLQELWNVPLDSCVDASPLLVLNNGMLNIFIGSHSHLFLCIDGCSGSVRWSVKLEGRVECSAAITGDFSEVVVGCYKGKIYFHDISTGKLSWTVQTDGEVKMQPVVDKARNLIWCGSHDHHLYALNYKDRCCTYKVSCGGSIYGSPAVDMAHNIIHVACTSGLVTAISLEQVSSFRIVWHYEAGAPIFSSLAIDHQSGNVVCCLVNGLVIALNSHGTVVWKATVGGPIFAGACVSSALPSQVLIPSRDGRLYSFEITSGDLLWSYEVGGPITASVFVDEVLSSLPSVSSDRFACICTSSGKVHVLRITADAKQDKVGYFVQGFAVMDLPGDIFSSPLMVGGRIFVGCRDDRLHCLSVTTQL
- the LOC127311606 gene encoding putative acyl-activating enzyme 19 isoform X4 — encoded protein: MTPPASHSSTRPRRRRQTTASAASPAATSSPPSPPFPAASPPRFLSLPPTPAATVAPQAARIGTGEAPARRPGSWVCTRRRRWSTSPPSSPCSGWGRRSCRWTRRGQRRGFSRPCQRQTRRWSYRQGVREQKLCSRASLALSYVWTGTSGSGPALEGLGSVERSFLGRASARGRGSSAMSCSPLVPLEDPKVFVEPRKAYRISRVTLVPSLMDIVLPSLEKNLSCGYNSLKIIVFSGENLSLGLWKRVHEILPETTIINLYGTTEVSGDCTFFDSKDLTAILEHEEITSVPIGFPISNCEVFLVTNDGIADEGEICVSGACLFSGYLAELVRNHAECSKSSTYYRTGDYARRLKTGELIFLGRKDRIVKSYGQRFSLEEVESTLMEHPDVSSAAVTFQSKGSQDYTAYLVLKSKDEIVKDSPQYREVSSDGIITSVRSWLIKKVPPAMTPNLFLPMKSLPLTSSGKVDYVKLSSLECPLEPLEVQSGNAPVNPHLQVIKKAFCDALLVDEVSEFDDFFTLGGNSISAAHAAHKLEIDMRLLYIYPTPSKLLHALVVDYSSSISPIDESHPKKGLNVSASIQRSSDPFAANVDDSFYEGKAQINGKRAHGHIAGRYGNETDGRLNKYTFSPNDRYQAKNLCMDTCSKDKSNVMGSQWILNFCLQKKWSIGRCNRFMHVYEGKMQIGDVCSYVSCNKRGYLQELWNVPLDSCVDASPLLVLNNGMLNIFIGSHSHLFLCIDGCSGSVRWSVKLEGRVECSAAITGDFSEVVVGCYKGKIYFHDISTGKLSWTVQTDGEVKMQPVVDKARNLIWCGSHDHHLYALNYKDRCCTYKVSCGGSIYGSPAVDMAHNIIHVACTSGLVTAISLEVSSFRIVWHYEAGAPIFSSLAIDHQSGNVVCCLVNGLVIALNSHGTVVWKATVGGPIFAGACVSSALPSQVLIPSRDGRLYSFEITSGDLLWSYEVGGPITASVFVDEVLSSLPSVSSDRFACICTSSGKVHVLRITADAKQDKVGYFVQGFAVMDLPGDIFSSPLMVGGRIFVGCRDDRLHCLSVTTQL
- the LOC127311606 gene encoding putative acyl-activating enzyme 19 isoform X2; translation: MAAAAAAEEEPCCCISHAFDRAARHDPARLSFVHAAPAAAADDGERRFTCGDLLSAVSSLSRRIAAALPLPAPDPRRDGGSPGCSDRHGGSAGATPRVVGVYASPSVEYIAAVLAVLRLGEAFLPLDPSWPEERVQSAVSASNAALVVSSGGSRAEAVFKSIACPVLRLDGDVRQWSGVGGVGIGGEELPWPCERERPREFCYVMFTSGSTGRPKGVCGTEKGLLNRFLWMQIRNPLCSDDVLLFKTSVSFVDHLQEFLSAVLTSTTLIIPPNDWRANPASLANLIKAYRISRVTLVPSLMDIVLPSLEKNLSCGYNSLKIIVFSGENLSLGLWKRVHEILPETTIINLYGTTEVSGDCTFFDSKDLTAILEHEEITSVPIGFPISNCEVFLVTNDGIADEGEICVSGACLFSGYLAELVRNHAECSKSSTYYRTGDYARRLKTGELIFLGRKDRIVKSYGQRFSLEEVESTLMEHPDVSSAAVTFQSKGSQDYTAYLVLKSKDEIVKDSPQYREVSSDGIITSVRSWLIKKVPPAMTPNLFLPMKSLPLTSSGKVDYVKLSSLECPLEPLEVQSGNAPVNPHLQVIKKAFCDALLVDEVSEFDDFFTLGGNSISAAHAAHKLEIDMRLLYIYPTPSKLLHALVVDYSSSISPIDESHPKKGLNVSASIQRSSDPFAANVDDSFYEGKAQINGKRAHGHIAGRYGNETDGRLNKYTFSPNDRYQAKNLCMDTCSKDKSNVMGSQWILNFCLQKKWSIGRCNRFMHVYEGKMQIGDVCSYVSCNKRGYLQELWNVPLDSCVDASPLLVLNNGMLNIFIGSHSHLFLCIDGCSGSVRWSVKLEGRVECSAAITGDFSEVVVGCYKGKIYFHDISTGKLSWTVQTDGEVKMQPVVDKARNLIWCGSHDHHLYALNYKDRCCTYKVSCGGSIYGSPAVDMAHNIIHVACTSGLVTAISLEVSSFRIVWHYEAGAPIFSSLAIDHQSGNVVCCLVNGLVIALNSHGTVVWKATVGGPIFAGACVSSALPSQVLIPSRDGRLYSFEITSGDLLWSYEVGGPITASVFVDEVLSSLPSVSSDRFACICTSSGKVHVLRITADAKQDKVGYFVQGFAVMDLPGDIFSSPLMVGGRIFVGCRDDRLHCLSVTTQL
- the LOC127311606 gene encoding putative acyl-activating enzyme 19 isoform X1, coding for MAAAAAAEEEPCCCISHAFDRAARHDPARLSFVHAAPAAAADDGERRFTCGDLLSAVSSLSRRIAAALPLPAPDPRRDGGSPGCSDRHGGSAGATPRVVGVYASPSVEYIAAVLAVLRLGEAFLPLDPSWPEERVQSAVSASNAALVVSSGGSRAEAVFKSIACPVLRLDGDVRQWSGVGGVGIGGEELPWPCERERPREFCYVMFTSGSTGRPKGVCGTEKGLLNRFLWMQIRNPLCSDDVLLFKTSVSFVDHLQEFLSAVLTSTTLIIPPNDWRANPASLANLIKAYRISRVTLVPSLMDIVLPSLEKNLSCGYNSLKIIVFSGENLSLGLWKRVHEILPETTIINLYGTTEVSGDCTFFDSKDLTAILEHEEITSVPIGFPISNCEVFLVTNDGIADEGEICVSGACLFSGYLAELVRNHAECSKSSTYYRTGDYARRLKTGELIFLGRKDRIVKSYGQRFSLEEVESTLMEHPDVSSAAVTFQSKGSQDYTAYLVLKSKDEIVKDSPQYREVSSDGIITSVRSWLIKKVPPAMTPNLFLPMKSLPLTSSGKVDYVKLSSLECPLEPLEVQSGNAPVNPHLQVIKKAFCDALLVDEVSEFDDFFTLGGNSISAAHAAHKLEIDMRLLYIYPTPSKLLHALVVDYSSSISPIDESHPKKGLNVSASIQRSSDPFAANVDDSFYEGKAQINGKRAHGHIAGRYGNETDGRLNKYTFSPNDRYQAKNLCMDTCSKDKSNVMGSQWILNFCLQKKWSIGRCNRFMHVYEGKMQIGDVCSYVSCNKRGYLQELWNVPLDSCVDASPLLVLNNGMLNIFIGSHSHLFLCIDGCSGSVRWSVKLEGRVECSAAITGDFSEVVVGCYKGKIYFHDISTGKLSWTVQTDGEVKMQPVVDKARNLIWCGSHDHHLYALNYKDRCCTYKVSCGGSIYGSPAVDMAHNIIHVACTSGLVTAISLEQVSSFRIVWHYEAGAPIFSSLAIDHQSGNVVCCLVNGLVIALNSHGTVVWKATVGGPIFAGACVSSALPSQVLIPSRDGRLYSFEITSGDLLWSYEVGGPITASVFVDEVLSSLPSVSSDRFACICTSSGKVHVLRITADAKQDKVGYFVQGFAVMDLPGDIFSSPLMVGGRIFVGCRDDRLHCLSVTTQL